From a region of the Coprococcus comes ATCC 27758 genome:
- the rny gene encoding ribonuclease Y, whose translation MLIPIIIAVVVTLIVVMPVTYFVTVSKLKNDANSKIGNADVKAREIIDDALKTAETKKKEALLEVKEESIKTKNELEKETKERRAELQRYEKRVLSKEESLDKRSAAIEQRETAFTAKETAMKQREAEVEELSQKRVQELERISGLTSEQAKDYLLKTVEEDVKHDTAKMVKELETRAKEEADKKAKEYVVTAIQRCAADHVAETTISVVQLPSDEMKGRIIGREGRNIRTLETLTGVELIIDDTPEAVVLSGFDPIRREVARIALERLIVDGRIHPARIEEMVEKAQKEVETMMREEGEAAALEVGVHGIHPELIRLLGRMKFRTSYGQNALKHSIEVAQLSGLLAGEIGLDVRIAKRAGLLHDIGKSIDHDVEGSHVQIGVDLCRKYKESPLIINAVEAHHGDVEPQSLIAGVVQAADAISAARPGARRETLETYTNRLKQLEDITNQFKGVEKSFAIQAGREIRVMVVPEQVSDDDMVLLARDISKQIEYELEYPGQIKVNVIRESRVTDYAK comes from the coding sequence GTGCTGATACCTATAATTATTGCTGTAGTTGTTACGCTTATAGTAGTAATGCCGGTTACTTATTTTGTTACTGTTTCCAAGTTGAAGAACGATGCAAATTCTAAAATTGGGAACGCTGATGTAAAAGCAAGAGAAATTATTGATGATGCTTTGAAGACAGCAGAGACAAAGAAGAAGGAAGCACTTTTGGAAGTAAAGGAAGAGTCCATCAAGACAAAGAATGAACTTGAAAAAGAGACTAAGGAACGCAGAGCTGAACTTCAGCGTTATGAAAAGCGTGTACTTTCAAAAGAAGAATCTCTGGATAAGAGATCTGCGGCAATTGAGCAGAGAGAGACTGCATTTACTGCAAAAGAGACAGCGATGAAGCAGCGGGAGGCTGAAGTTGAAGAACTCAGCCAGAAAAGAGTACAGGAACTAGAAAGAATCTCAGGACTTACCTCCGAACAGGCAAAGGATTATCTATTAAAAACTGTTGAAGAAGATGTGAAACATGACACTGCCAAGATGGTGAAAGAGCTTGAAACACGTGCAAAGGAAGAGGCTGACAAGAAGGCGAAAGAGTATGTTGTCACCGCAATCCAGAGATGTGCGGCAGATCATGTGGCTGAAACTACGATCTCGGTAGTTCAGCTTCCAAGTGACGAGATGAAGGGTAGAATTATCGGACGAGAGGGACGGAATATCCGTACTCTTGAGACACTGACAGGAGTAGAGCTTATTATTGATGATACTCCGGAGGCAGTTGTTCTTTCCGGATTTGATCCAATCCGAAGAGAAGTGGCAAGAATTGCACTGGAGCGTTTGATCGTAGATGGACGAATCCATCCTGCAAGAATCGAAGAGATGGTTGAAAAAGCGCAGAAAGAAGTAGAGACTATGATGCGCGAAGAAGGAGAGGCAGCAGCACTTGAAGTTGGTGTACACGGCATCCATCCAGAACTGATTCGTCTTCTTGGACGTATGAAGTTCAGAACGAGCTACGGTCAGAATGCACTGAAGCATTCAATCGAGGTTGCTCAGCTATCCGGATTGCTTGCGGGCGAGATCGGACTGGATGTCCGTATCGCAAAGCGTGCAGGTCTTTTACATGACATCGGTAAATCGATCGATCACGATGTAGAAGGTTCACATGTTCAGATTGGTGTAGACCTTTGTAGAAAATACAAAGAGTCGCCGCTTATTATCAACGCGGTAGAAGCACATCATGGTGATGTAGAACCACAGTCTCTGATTGCAGGCGTTGTTCAGGCAGCAGATGCGATTTCGGCTGCAAGACCAGGTGCAAGAAGAGAAACCTTGGAGACATACACAAACAGATTAAAACAGTTAGAAGATATTACCAACCAGTTTAAAGGGGTTGAGAAGTCATTTGCTATTCAGGCGGGTAGAGAGATTCGCGTAATGGTAGTTCCAGAACAAGTATCTGATGATGATATGGTATTGCTGGCAAGAGATATTTCAAAACAGATTGAATATGAATTGGAATATCCAGGTCAGATTAAAGTAAATGTAATCCGGGAATCCCGTGTTACAGATTATGCTAAATAA
- a CDS encoding NUDIX hydrolase has protein sequence MKKEIKRVKRERVYQGTIVDVYKDYMEFSNGNHEVWDYIHHKGAAAVIPVMDDGRLLMVRQYRNALDRFTLELPAGGLDQADEPGRDCSARELEEETGYHSDDLEWLITLRTTVALCNEKIEVYVARNLIRTHQHLDENEFVNVEAHTVEELKQMIFEGKIEDSKTVAAILAYDAKYNR, from the coding sequence ATGAAAAAAGAAATCAAACGTGTAAAAAGAGAAAGGGTATATCAGGGAACAATTGTTGATGTATACAAAGATTATATGGAGTTTTCCAATGGAAATCATGAGGTGTGGGACTATATCCACCACAAAGGGGCTGCTGCTGTGATCCCTGTGATGGATGACGGCAGACTCCTGATGGTAAGACAGTACCGGAATGCACTGGACCGCTTTACACTGGAGCTTCCGGCAGGAGGGCTGGACCAAGCAGATGAACCGGGACGAGACTGTTCGGCAAGAGAATTGGAAGAAGAGACCGGATATCACAGTGATGATCTGGAATGGCTGATCACGCTTCGAACAACTGTAGCACTTTGCAACGAAAAAATCGAAGTTTATGTGGCACGAAACCTGATCCGTACCCATCAGCATCTGGATGAGAATGAATTTGTGAATGTAGAGGCACATACGGTTGAAGAATTGAAGCAGATGATCTTTGAAGGAAAGATTGAAGATTCCAAGACTGTAGCCGCTATCCTTGCCTATGATGCAAAGTATAACAGATAA
- a CDS encoding oligosaccharide flippase family protein, with protein sequence MSQKHFLLKGTFILTVVGILTRVMGFFYRIFLSRSFPAEEIGLYQLIFPVYTLAYAATSAGIETALARLVAASSAKKQSAKAYSYLKAALLCSLFLSICCLFLLQKNAVFLTTVILGNPRCASLIFLIAYALPFAALHSCSCGYFLGLKQIRLPALSQLFEQLVRIFFVILLYTADVHTAFTPSVAIAVLGIVGGEIATAFLCIHKLRTAGQPFSPHREPALSAVPPLLFSALPLTASRVLLNLFQSLEAISIPLALQKYGMSISASLSTYGILTGIALPCILFPSALTNSISTMLLPEVASMPDAQKKHALPQLLRKVIFFCLFLGFACLLFFFTASGFISRRIFHTPEAGNYILTLAFICPFLYSNTALISVLNGLDLAGKTFLINLFTLAVRICSVLFLIPQFGILGYLWALLASQLLTFGCCMFLLIKQGR encoded by the coding sequence ATGTCACAAAAACATTTTCTCCTGAAAGGAACTTTTATCCTTACTGTAGTCGGCATTCTCACCCGTGTAATGGGATTTTTTTACCGTATTTTTCTCAGCAGATCTTTCCCTGCAGAAGAAATCGGTCTGTATCAACTGATTTTCCCTGTCTACACACTTGCTTATGCTGCAACTTCAGCAGGGATCGAGACGGCTCTGGCGCGCCTGGTTGCCGCCTCTTCTGCAAAAAAGCAGTCTGCAAAAGCTTATTCTTACCTGAAAGCAGCACTGCTTTGTTCTCTTTTCCTTTCCATCTGCTGTCTTTTTCTGTTGCAGAAAAATGCTGTTTTCCTCACCACAGTCATACTTGGTAATCCCCGATGCGCCTCTCTCATCTTCCTGATAGCATATGCACTTCCATTTGCAGCTCTGCACAGTTGCAGCTGTGGTTACTTTCTGGGGCTCAAGCAGATCCGGCTTCCTGCCCTCTCCCAATTATTTGAACAGCTGGTCCGGATCTTTTTTGTTATCCTCCTCTATACAGCCGATGTTCATACCGCTTTTACACCATCTGTCGCAATTGCTGTCCTCGGAATTGTCGGTGGTGAAATTGCAACCGCTTTTCTTTGCATCCATAAGCTCAGAACTGCCGGGCAACCTTTCTCCCCACACCGGGAGCCGGCTCTTTCTGCTGTTCCTCCCCTGCTTTTTTCTGCCCTTCCACTGACCGCAAGCAGAGTCCTTCTGAATCTTTTTCAGAGTCTAGAAGCAATTTCTATTCCTCTTGCCCTGCAAAAGTATGGAATGAGTATCTCCGCTTCTCTTAGCACCTACGGAATTCTGACCGGAATTGCCCTTCCCTGCATTTTATTTCCATCTGCCCTCACCAATTCCATCTCCACAATGCTCCTCCCCGAAGTTGCCAGTATGCCGGATGCTCAGAAAAAGCATGCTCTTCCGCAGCTTTTACGGAAAGTTATTTTTTTCTGCCTGTTTCTTGGTTTTGCCTGCCTGCTATTTTTCTTTACCGCATCCGGCTTTATCAGCAGACGGATCTTTCATACACCAGAAGCCGGAAATTATATCTTAACACTAGCATTTATCTGTCCTTTTCTCTATAGTAACACCGCACTGATCAGTGTGTTAAATGGTCTGGATCTTGCCGGAAAAACTTTTCTGATCAATCTGTTCACCCTGGCAGTACGAATCTGTAGTGTTCTGTTTCTGATTCCGCAGTTCGGGATTCTTGGCTATCTGTGGGCATTGCTTGCAAGCCAGCTTCTTACATTTGGCTGCTGCATGTTTCTCCTGATAAAACAAGGGCGATAA
- a CDS encoding RrF2 family transcriptional regulator yields MKISTKGRYGLRAFIDLACYGAEEPVSISSISARQEISERYLEQLMAKLKKAGLVKSIRGAGGGYRLAKDAAEVSVGDVLRALEGDLEPATCAALHSEDSCEIQGSCITKYVWKKVNESMAQTVDSIMINTLVEMNKEVKKEGQKDE; encoded by the coding sequence TTGAAGATCTCAACGAAGGGTCGTTATGGTTTACGCGCCTTTATCGATCTTGCGTGTTATGGCGCAGAAGAACCGGTTTCCATCAGCAGTATATCAGCCAGGCAGGAGATATCGGAACGATATCTGGAACAGCTCATGGCGAAGCTGAAAAAGGCAGGTCTCGTCAAGAGTATCCGTGGAGCGGGAGGAGGATATCGGCTGGCAAAGGATGCGGCGGAAGTTTCTGTTGGTGATGTACTCAGAGCACTTGAAGGAGACTTGGAACCTGCGACTTGTGCAGCACTTCATTCGGAAGACAGTTGCGAGATCCAGGGAAGCTGTATCACGAAATATGTCTGGAAGAAAGTCAATGAAAGCATGGCACAGACGGTAGACAGTATTATGATAAATACCCTTGTGGAAATGAATAAAGAAGTAAAGAAAGAAGGACAAAAAGATGAGTAA
- the nifS gene encoding cysteine desulfurase NifS — MSKLIYLDNAATTKTAPEVLEAMLPYFTEQYGNPSAIYSFASHNKDVVAEQRERIANALGAKSNEIYFTAGGSESDNWALKATAEAYQNKGKHIITTKIEHHAILHTAAYLEERGFEVTYLDVDEYGKVNPADVEAAIRPDTILISVMYANNEIGTIEPIKEIGEIAHKHGILFHTDAVQAFGQVPINVDECHIDMLSASGHKLNGPKGIGFLYIRKGVKIRSFVHGGAQERKRRAGTENVPGIVGIGTATKRAIATMEERTAKEREMRDYLIKRVMEEIPYTKLNGHPTDRLPNNANFCFRFIEGESMLIRLDMAGICGSSGSACTSGSLDPSHVLLAIGLPHEIAHGSLRLTLNEEITKEDIDYVVDQLKTIVSDLRGMSPLYEDFAKKQNK, encoded by the coding sequence ATGAGTAAATTAATTTATTTGGATAACGCAGCAACAACAAAAACTGCACCAGAAGTTCTGGAAGCAATGCTGCCATATTTTACAGAGCAGTATGGCAATCCTTCTGCGATCTACAGCTTCGCATCCCATAACAAAGATGTTGTGGCAGAACAGAGAGAAAGAATCGCAAACGCACTCGGTGCAAAGAGCAACGAAATTTATTTTACAGCCGGCGGATCAGAGTCTGACAACTGGGCACTCAAAGCAACCGCTGAGGCTTATCAGAATAAAGGAAAACATATTATCACAACCAAGATCGAACATCATGCGATCCTGCATACAGCAGCTTATTTGGAAGAACGTGGGTTTGAAGTGACTTATCTTGATGTGGATGAATACGGAAAAGTAAATCCGGCAGATGTGGAAGCAGCAATCCGCCCGGATACCATCCTGATCTCTGTAATGTATGCAAACAACGAGATCGGAACAATTGAACCGATCAAAGAGATCGGTGAGATCGCCCACAAACATGGTATCCTGTTCCACACAGACGCCGTACAGGCTTTCGGACAGGTCCCGATCAATGTAGATGAATGTCATATTGATATGTTAAGTGCCAGCGGACACAAGCTGAACGGACCAAAAGGAATCGGATTCCTCTATATCAGAAAAGGCGTGAAGATCCGTTCCTTTGTTCATGGTGGGGCACAGGAAAGAAAACGTCGTGCAGGTACAGAAAATGTTCCGGGTATTGTTGGAATCGGTACAGCAACAAAACGTGCTATCGCTACGATGGAAGAACGTACAGCAAAAGAGCGCGAGATGAGAGATTATCTGATCAAACGTGTGATGGAAGAAATCCCGTACACCAAGCTGAACGGACATCCGACAGACCGTCTGCCAAATAACGCAAACTTCTGCTTCCGTTTCATTGAGGGCGAATCTATGCTGATCCGTCTTGATATGGCAGGAATTTGTGGATCCAGTGGATCTGCATGTACATCCGGATCTCTTGATCCATCCCATGTACTTCTTGCAATCGGACTGCCGCACGAGATTGCGCATGGATCTCTGCGCCTGACTCTGAATGAAGAGATCACAAAAGAAGACATTGATTATGTAGTAGATCAGCTTAAGACAATCGTAAGCGATTTACGCGGAATGTCACCGCTTTATGAAGATTTTGCAAAAAAACAGAATAAATAA
- the nifU gene encoding Fe-S cluster assembly scaffold protein NifU, protein MYTEKVMDHFQHPRNMGEIENASGVGTVGNAKCGDIMRIYLDIDDNGIINDVKFKTFGCGAAVATSSMATELVKGKHISEAMQVTNKAVMEALDGLPPVKVHCSLLAEEAIHAALWDYAEKHGIKIEGLQKPKNDISEGEEAEEEEY, encoded by the coding sequence ATGTATACAGAGAAAGTAATGGATCATTTTCAGCATCCACGTAATATGGGAGAAATCGAGAACGCAAGCGGAGTGGGTACTGTTGGTAACGCCAAATGTGGTGATATCATGAGAATCTACCTTGATATTGATGATAACGGAATTATTAATGATGTAAAATTTAAGACATTCGGATGTGGCGCGGCTGTTGCAACAAGCAGTATGGCGACAGAACTTGTAAAGGGAAAACATATTTCAGAAGCAATGCAGGTAACAAACAAAGCCGTTATGGAAGCGCTTGACGGACTGCCGCCGGTTAAGGTACACTGTTCTTTACTGGCAGAGGAGGCAATCCATGCAGCGCTGTGGGATTATGCAGAGAAGCACGGGATCAAGATCGAAGGACTCCAGAAGCCGAAGAACGATATCAGTGAAGGTGAAGAAGCAGAAGAGGAAGAGTATTAG